In Monodelphis domestica isolate mMonDom1 chromosome 1, mMonDom1.pri, whole genome shotgun sequence, the sequence ACCGCCCTCACCTATTTTCTTTACCaggtttctcttttattttctcctgaCCAGTTCAGATAATGCCCCCAAAGAAGCAAAAAGTGGGCAATAAATGGTTGTGGTCAATTGTCTTACAGGGCCTATAATCAGATCACTTGAGAAGTCAATCAATAGACATaattagctcaaagcaaaggTATTTTCAAAGGTGGCAATTAAGGACAATAACCacatggttttcttctttaaaccTAGGACACTCTTTCCTTCAAAAATATACATCGTCAGTGGAAAGAGTAGGCACATCATTGTGTACTTTGGTTGTGAGGCATACAAGGAAGGAACACATGTGGCCAAGGCAACTCGAGCCTCTGGTACTAGAGGAATCGCCAtgtctattcctttctttttggcttcctcgCACAACTTCTACCTGGGGTTCAGCATAAAGGATGACTAGATTGCTTGGCTGCTACCTAGATTTGCTGCTCTCTTCAGCATGAGTGGCAGAGCTAATTCTCCCTTGAATCCATAGTTAATTCTTTTGTCAGCTACTAAATAAAGGCCATTTCTCTTAGACCCAATTTCACGGTTTCAATGTCTCCGTGATATGATGCCTCCTATTGGATGCATAGCTCTGTTTTTTGATAGCACGGCCATTGGGAAGGAGAGGTAAATCTTACCCTCAAAATTTGCCCTCTGATAAAAGTATAGGAGTTATATACTCCACAAAGCCACTTCCTGCCTTGGCTATCCTTCATTGATCTTTCAGGGCTGGCAAACCATTAAAGGGGTGACCAATCTTTGGCCATATGATGGCAAGTTGTCTCTCTGATTTCATCAAGAATAACTCCTTCAATGAATAATTTGGAACAGTATAACCTAGTAgatttgcttgtcagctctgggaagggggaagggaagaggaaaaggaaagaaaatgaatcatggaaacatggaaatatattttaaaaataaaaatttaaagaacttcATGTTTTGTAAAAGGGTAACAAGGCATAAacatatctttatattttatttaatatattaactgTCCATCTTTCTGTCCACTGTTCTACAATTTTATCCATGGGGCTAAAGGGAACTTCCTCCCTTTTTCACGTTATTTATGAATATGTCTCATATCTTTCACTAGATTATAAATTGCCCCGAGTTCagaaatgtttctttcttctttgaataATATGACTAAACATTATTGCTAAGTTATGCTCTACATCTAATCAATGCTCAAAAAAAGTTGTTGAATTGAATCGAACTATCCTATAAATGTACATTCCACTAGATATTTTCTGAAATACCACCTCCTCTGATGGAACTACTCAAGTGGAAATTAAATGAAGACTTTCATCATTCCAACTAGTCTATATTCTAACCATCTGTCCTCCAATTGCATAGTAAACAACGTGACATTATGTGTTCCCAATTTTGGACTGGAATTGATATTTTCCTGATTAAATTGgagcacagagagagagagatagtatcCTAACTGTGGTCAACACTGCAAAGCATTAGGCCACGTGATAAGGGATTAAAGAAGTATGAGTAATGTTTATATCTAAAATTTTCCCCTAGTTTTGTTCCTCTCATATACATTATCTTCCCTGAGAACTcaactacaaaaacaaaataaacaaaaaacacaaaaaatttaCCTAGAATAAAAGGAATGCAACAATGAAATAAATTGTTGGAGCAATATTCCTGATTATCAATTAGATTTAGATACTTAGCAACTAAGTACTAAAAAGGTCCATAGCAACTAGCAGCGTAAAGGAGAATTTTAGAGTTCTAGTAACTACCCAAATATGATTCCCAAGCAGAAATTACTTCTCTTTACATTACTATGGGAGAAATCTTTGAGATTTTTGCTTCCATAGGAAATAGCCCAGATCGAGATCAGACAGATTAGATTTTTAGAGAGaattttcattcatatatttcAATGTACATATGACCATAAAAAAGGATAGACTGGGCACATGAAAAAAGTGAACAATAATTTATGGACAGTCTTTATGCTATCTTGATGACATGGAAGAGTAAGATGTCAAGAGTATGCAAGGggaccagctgggtggctcactggattgaaagccaggcccagagataggagatcctgggttcaaatctagtctcagacacttcctaggcaagtcacttaacccccattgcctagcccttaccactcttctgtcttgaaataaatacacagtattaagtctaaggaagaaagaaagtaaggtgtgtgtgtgtgtgtttttttaagaaGTATGCAAGAAAGACCTCCAATATATTAAGGAGACCACTTGTGGTGAATTTATGGAAGGATCTGCACAAGTGTTATGGGACAGGTAGGCATAGATTGCTTGCATTTTCTGAATCAGTAGAGAAAGCATTCAGATTAGTGAGATACTTGTACTGGGATGTTTTCATTCCtacagaaaaaggagagaaaatcttttcaataaaaGAGCACAAAGAAGTATCCCACCTGTCCAGGCTTCTCAGAgaagcacagaaaaaaaaatctgctagTGCTAAAGAACTGTTGGTCCATGGGAAGGCCTTTTCCCATGGTGATGCAACTTTTATGTCTGCAATTACAAGCTCTTTAAGGGATTGAATCTACTTAACTTTCTTTTTCCAAGATGGAGCACAATGCTGTGCAAATCTGGGAGCATAGTAAATATTAATCATGATGATGGCTTGGCTGTATTGCCATAGTCAATTAGTCTTCAGGCTTCATGAATATATTATGATTTTAGCATGCAGTCACATCATCCATTTGTATACTCCTGACTCAATTATAAGAGTGGATGTCACAGTAACCCCGAAAGAATCACATGGAACAGGACTCTTTAATTCAGTATAATGTCATTCCACAAGAGACTCTATAATTGCTCACTGTCCAGACAATagacagaaatgcagaagaatttAATTTTCAGGTCAGATTCCATGAGATTTTGTATCTCGAGCTTTATTAAAAGCCACATGCACTATAATTGTgatatccatccatcatccactCATGCTTCACAATCCAGCCAAGTAAGTCATTGGgatcgggggggggggaggggggttgccCCATTTTTCAAATGGTGCCTGAATTCATTGAACTCTCTGATTTCATAattaataaacttattttattaaaaatgaaacataaatGAGTATATGGAAGATAACCAGATTCCAATCTAAGTGGGAGCCCATAAGAAGGCATTTAGATGACAGCATAGGAGGAAAATCTTGGCATACATTAATTTGTGAGAAGATTTCTTCTTAACACAGTATTATTTCATTCTAAGATTGGTCTACAACATTACATTTTATGTTTAgatattttcctcattcctttctccTGACAACCATAGGAATGCTCTCACACCAAAGCAAAGCTTCTAAAATTGGGATAATTGACTGAACATGTAAACTCCATTTTTTCTTGTGAACAAAATTAGATTTGACCAAACATGTTGAAGGGTGACACAGCCATGTCCTTACCCACTTCCACTGGGGTGAACAATGGAAGTGAAACCAGATCTAACTGGATTTCTCCATCTAGatcagcaaagatattggaatccTGTGATGCGGCATGTGACTTACCCCATCATCCTGAAGGGATCAGCAGACTGGAAAATATTAGCCCACCTCTTCATCAAGAATCCACTAATTAGAGATATCTTGGACTCTCTAGGAGAGTCCAATAATGAGCTCTCAGGATTACATTTAAATGATTCAGGAATATGGATGAACAATCTCTAATCATGATCATGAaccattaatttattggttattgctagcctaataaataaattgattttttcttaCCTGGAAGCTAGTCTTTCAGAATTTTTACTCATCACATTCATCTATCAAAGGCTATAGTGCCAAGGAAAATATTCAAGGCTAATGACAATCGAATACTTTTCAGATCTGATGTTAGATGTCATAGATAAACTAGATAACTAGAATTAATTTAGTTTATTCTCCCTGtctttattattcatattatttttcatgaGAAATCCAGCTGCAGAAAGTTAACCAAAGAAAAATTGTTGGGATTTACAACTAAATGTTTTTGAGGGGTCGGACCTATGACCCCTATAAGGGGTCAGTGTTTGGAAATCCTGATATGGAAAATGCTTCCCCTGATATGGATCACCCAGtatgtcaacaagcatttatcatgtacttactatgtgcctggcactgcaCTAAGCACTACAGAgtattaaaaaaggcaaaaacaggcCCTGACTTCAAGGGGTTTGCATTCTCAGAAACTTATCTGTAACCTACAGTCTTAGAAAAGTTGCCTGGGGCACCAAGAAATTAATAGTTCTTgacacacatagtaaatgcttgctATATGGATTAAGTAACTGGTCCATAATCACACAAAGACAAGACCTGAATCCTaggctggcactctatctcctTTGTCATACTACTGAGTTAAAGATGGTGATTATtacattaatatttaaatatgacAATTATAAAAGCATTGGAGGTTCAGGGCAAAGATAGAGACTTCTCGCTTTCTCTGGTGTTCAGACTCACTTCTCATCATGAAATCATACTCCTCCATATCATGGGAATCCCCAATATGATCTCTAGTAGGAAGGATAGGCAATCAATGAAGACAAAGTTCTAATAATTTTTGTCATTGATTCTCAACAGGAATGGATAGACCACAAATTGCGCTGGAACCCTGATGAATATGGTGGAATAAACTCCATTAAAGTTCCTTCTGAATCTCTTTGGCTTCCTGATATAGTTCTTTTTGAAAAGTAAGTATCTTAGAGGCAACTAAGTGGTACAATGCATAGAATACCAGGTCTGGAATATGgacaacttgggttcaaatgtggtctcagacatttcttagttgtgtgaccctgggcaagttacttaacccagcttgcctagcctttgcccttgtgttttagggttgttactaagaccaaaaaaaaaaaaggaaggaagggagggaggaaagaggggagggagggagaaaggaaggaaggaaggaaggaaggaaggaaggaaggaaggaaggaaggaaggaaggaaggaaggaaggaaggaaggaaggaaggaaggaaggaaggaaggaaggaaggaaggaaggaaggaaggaaggaaggaaggagagaaggagagagtctaattcctttaatttagaagggagggagatgaagcctcaaaaataaaattatttaaataaggtCGTAATACGAGTAGAACCAAGATTAAGAGCCAGGTTCTCATTTATTCTAATAGTGAGAGAAGAATAATTATACAACTGCAATGCAGTTGAATATTGAATATATTGAAAGAAATAACCAATCATTCTACACATGAAAAACCTTTATATTGAAAGTGACTGTGTCTCTTTCAGTGCTGATGGACGCTTCGAAGGTTCCCTGATGACCAAGGTCATAGTAAGACACAATGGAACCATTGTTTGGACTCCTCCATCTAGTTACAAAAGCTCCTGCACAATGGATGTgacatttttcccatttgaccGACAGAACTGTTCAATGAAATTTGGTTCCTGGACTTATGATGGCACCATGGTTGACCTTGTTTTAATCGATGAGAATGTTGACAGGAAAGACTTCTTTGATAATGGAGAATGGGAAATACTCTATGCCAAAGGCATGAAAGGAAACAGAAGGGAGGGTTTGTATTCTTACCCTTATGTTACATATTCTTTTGTTCTGAGGCGTCTGCCTCTGTTCTATACCCTTTTCCTCATAGTCCCTTGTCTTGGATTGTCCTTCCTGACCATCCTTGTCTTTTATTTGCCTTCTGATGAAGGAGAaaaactctctctctccacatCAGTTCTAGTTTCCCTGACTGTTTTTCTCCTAGTGATTGAAGAAATCATCCCATCTTCTTCAAAGGTCATCCCCCTGATTGGGGAGTATCTGCTATTCATCATGATTTTTGTCACCCTGTCCATCATCATCACAGTCTTTGTTATCAATGTTCACCACCGTTCTTCTTCCACTTACCACCCCATGGCCCCTTGGGTAAAAAGATTGTTTCTCCAAAAGCTCCCGAAACTTCTCTGCATGAGAGGCCCCATTGATCGCTACCCCTTCCCAGATGTGGTGGAAAGCCAGCCagaagctaaagcaaaaatgCCAGCAaagcagagacagaaacaaatgaaagatggagaaaaaatacTGGTTGCCTTTTTGGAAAAGGCTGCTGAGTCTATTAGGTACATCTCTAGGCACGTGAAGAAAGAACATTTCATCAACGAGGTGAGTGaactcaaaaaataaagaagtcagTACCAGCtgagatgatgataataataggttatgataataataataattagtaatattaataaatagtCATCATAatcataactagcatttctatagtacttccttttttacttttacaattttatttacaATTGTTATTTTtggcaattttaaaaataatttttatctcatttatatttttttataattatttgtacaattttgaaaataatttttacctttatttttatcttttccatgattatatcatttgatcctcacaacaaccctgggaggaaggtgtactatgatccccattttatggttgaggaaactgaggcaaacagaggtcaagtgacttgctcagacacataggtagtaagtgtctgaggccagatgtggactcatatcttcttgactccaggcctgatccTCTagcccaggggtccccaaactacagcccagcCCCCAAGGCCATTTATtcggcccccaccacacttccagaaggagcacctctttcattggtagtCAGTAAGagaagcactgtatgtggtggtgctgcAAAGCGTGGTATTGCTCACGTACAGTATTACTTCCGATGACATCATCCTTTgtatggtgccttgttctgagagtaactgaatgagatcAAGGCGCCGCACAAagaattatgtggctgcacaatggaagacatcagcatggtgagcagcgatctggaggaggggattccacactgtgtatactgctgcctggtctagtggtggcagtgatgggcctgtgcaaggtgtgacagacccatcacagccagcgctgcagcc encodes:
- the CHRNB3 gene encoding neuronal acetylcholine receptor subunit beta-3 produces the protein MFPDFYTVFLILAMSPSASLGFSSIAETEDALLKKLFQGYQKWVRPVLNANDTIKVYFGLKISQLVDVDEKNQLMTTNVWLKQEWIDHKLRWNPDEYGGINSIKVPSESLWLPDIVLFENADGRFEGSLMTKVIVRHNGTIVWTPPSSYKSSCTMDVTFFPFDRQNCSMKFGSWTYDGTMVDLVLIDENVDRKDFFDNGEWEILYAKGMKGNRREGLYSYPYVTYSFVLRRLPLFYTLFLIVPCLGLSFLTILVFYLPSDEGEKLSLSTSVLVSLTVFLLVIEEIIPSSSKVIPLIGEYLLFIMIFVTLSIIITVFVINVHHRSSSTYHPMAPWVKRLFLQKLPKLLCMRGPIDRYPFPDVVESQPEAKAKMPAKQRQKQMKDGEKILVAFLEKAAESIRYISRHVKKEHFINEVVQDWKFVAQVLDRIFLWLFLLVSITGSVLIFTPALQMWLSSYH